Part of the Caulifigura coniformis genome, TGAATGGAGAGAATCGCAGGCGTTTTTCCGGCGGGGTTTGATGGGTAAGCGATGTCGGCCAGCAACGCGGCGCCAAGGACCTGGCCGTAGATCGTGTCTTGCTGGGTGACCACATTCGACGACGCTTTCGCCCCGGTCGATTCTTCAGCAACGGCGAGGGAACCAGGGAGGCCCATCACGATCAGGGCGCAGGCAGTCATCCATTTCATGGAGCAGGACTCAGGTGGGGGACTTCGGAGGGGACAGACTACTTCGTCAGAGTGAACTTGAGGCCATCGATTCCCGCGGCAGGAACTTCGGCCGTCAGGCCGCTGGCAGCCGCCGCGAGGTATTTCGCGGGAACCGGCCGCAATGGTCCATAGTGGGCCGGCCTGGGCTGCGGCTTCTCGCCGGGGTCCGGCAGGGCCGGAGGCGAGATCGAAACGGCGTAGCTTCCGACTGGAATCTTTTCGATCAGGAACTCTCCGAGTCCATCCAGCTTCGACATCGCGGAGAAGCCGGTGACGGACGATTCGAACGATACGACGCCGTCCTGCAAAGGCTTGCCGTCCAGGGTGACGGTTCCTGACGCGCTCGCGTACTCGATCGTCCGTTCGTTCGAACAGCCGGAGGCCGCGACGATCATCACCAGCCAGATCACTGAGTTTCGGAGAGGCGGCATGGACATGGTTCGACAGATTCCGAGCGAGGGGGCATTGCAGAGATGGGAAACTTTCAGAACTCGCCGACAGGTGTGCCGTCGTCGCGGGCGGAAAGCCGGAGTGTGGTTCCGAAGTCCATGATGTCGGCAATGAATCGCACGCTGCCATCCGAGAGCAGGCCATGGATCCCGCCCACATGCTGGCTGTTCAGAATCGTGTTGGCGTCGTAGCTGCTGTCGGAGCCGGTCGACACGGTCTGCGAATTGATCCGGTAGCGGACAGTGGTGGTCCCGGTTCCGAAGGCCTGGGAGCTCGCCGACAACGTCACCGGATCGCGGTACGTCGTGGTCGCATTCCCGGAGGTGTAGCCGGCCCAGCCGCCGAAGTAGTTGTTCCGGATATCCATGCCGGCGACCGGCGCCGACTGCTCGGCGACCAGCAGGGTGTTGGTGGTGCCATCGGTGCACATGCCGATATGGAACGGAATGTTGGGCATGAGCATGCCGTTGTTGCAGAAGATGCCGCCGTAGCCGAGCTGCACCGAACAGGTTCCGGTGGTTCGCCCGGCGGGATCCGGCGTCGCTCCCATGACGCCGACGTAGTCCATCGTCTGGCCGAGGTCGGCGTTGTTCATCGGCGGTGGCGTGCTGTTGGCGGTGGCCCCCAGGATGCCTGACGGGCAGTTGAAGGCGGGAACCTTGAAGCCTTTCAGGATCGAATTCGCGCCGGTCCCGTAGCCGAACGTTCCGGCGGCGTTGCGCGAGGCGAAGCCGCCGATGTTGTTGAGCCCGGCGAAATCGAGTGAGTTGTAAACCGCGCCCTGCTCCAGGTACGGCAGAACGCTGACTCGCCAGTTCGGCTTGTTCCGGGGAGCGATCGTCCCGATCGGG contains:
- a CDS encoding carboxypeptidase-like regulatory domain-containing protein, with protein sequence MSMPPLRNSVIWLVMIVAASGCSNERTIEYASASGTVTLDGKPLQDGVVSFESSVTGFSAMSKLDGLGEFLIEKIPVGSYAVSISPPALPDPGEKPQPRPAHYGPLRPVPAKYLAAAASGLTAEVPAAGIDGLKFTLTK
- a CDS encoding DUF1559 domain-containing protein is translated as MTQKPRRSAFTLIELLVVIAIIAILIALLLPAVQQAREAARRTQCKNNMKQIGLALHNYHDTYRTFPIGTIAPRNKPNWRVSVLPYLEQGAVYNSLDFAGLNNIGGFASRNAAGTFGYGTGANSILKGFKVPAFNCPSGILGATANSTPPPMNNADLGQTMDYVGVMGATPDPAGRTTGTCSVQLGYGGIFCNNGMLMPNIPFHIGMCTDGTTNTLLVAEQSAPVAGMDIRNNYFGGWAGYTSGNATTTYRDPVTLSASSQAFGTGTTTVRYRINSQTVSTGSDSSYDANTILNSQHVGGIHGLLSDGSVRFIADIMDFGTTLRLSARDDGTPVGEF